From a region of the Nothobranchius furzeri strain GRZ-AD chromosome 12, NfurGRZ-RIMD1, whole genome shotgun sequence genome:
- the LOC107373173 gene encoding zinc finger protein 665 — protein sequence MDEKPLHLHFHNHPMKDGGVPTSSLAGKMTAKVGGGAETIKNLDLDPNEKTSDSSETEVSGEDEDDVNLDSERSNSGPETGNGDNGCNENKSSESNIKTVNKSFTCPVCGIRFLHKWCLQKHVRVTSHSAVKSSECLVNTKCVKEKQHGVSCRRVQKQLKSFSCDDCGKRFSLKSTLTSHMKGHTGEKPFACELCGYRCTQKASLNKHMRDHTGEKPLACELCGQRFSHKHNLSKHMKVHTGEKPFACELCGYRCTQKASLNTHMRVHTGEKPFACELCGYRCSHKHSLNTHMRVHTGEKPFACDLCGQRFCHKHSLNIHMRVHTGEKPFACELCGNRFGDKGSLNIHMRVHTGEKPFPCELCGTRFSQKINLNTHMRVHTGQKPFACELCGYRCSQKPHLNTHMRVHTGEKPFACELCGNRFSEKGSLNKHMSVHTGQKPFACELCGQRFSRKHSLNTHMKVHTGEKPFACDLCGQRFSRKHSLNTHMKVHTGEKPFACELCGQRFSHKHYLNTHMRVHTGEKPFACELCGNRFSEKGSLNKHMSVHTGQKPFACELCGKRFSQKTTLNIHMRVHTGEKPFPCELCGTRFRQKINLNTHMRVHTGQKPFACELCGYRCSHKHSLNTHMKVHTGDKPFACELCGYSYSQKHSLNTHMKVHTGEKPFAWDLCSDMKMLLSALNSCPFTQ from the coding sequence ATGGATGAGAAACCTCTGCActtacatttccacaaccatccaatgaaagacggaggtgtcccaaccagcagcttggctgggaagatgacagcaaaagttggtggaggagcagaaactataaagaacctagatctggaccctaatgaaaagacatccgattcttcagagactgaagttagtggagaagatgaagatgatgtgaatctagactctgagcgttcaaactctgggcctgaaactggaaacggagacaatggctgtaatgagaacaagtcttCGGAGTCAAATATTAAGACCGTCAACAAATCATTTACctgccctgtgtgtggtatacggttcctccacaagtggtgtcttcagaaacatgtgagagtgacaagtcattcagcagtaaagtcttcagagtgtttggttaatacaaaatgtgtgaaagagaaaCAGCATGGAGTCTCATGCAGAAGAGTCCAGAAACAActgaaatcatttagttgtgatgactgtgggaaaagatttagccTAAAGTCCACTTTAACCAGTCATATGAAAGGCCACACTGGAgaaaagccttttgcctgtgagctctgtggatacagatgcacccaaaaggcaagtttaaacaaacacatgagagaccacacaggggagaagcctcttgcctgtgagctctgtggacaaagatttagccataaacatAATTTAAGcaaacacatgaaagtccacacaggagagaagccttttgcctgtgagctctgtggatacagatgtacccaaaaggcaagtttaaacacacacatgagagtccacacaggggagaagccttttgcctgtgagctctgtggatacagatgtagccATAAACATAGTTTAaatacacacatgagagtccacacaggagaaaaaccttttgcctgtgatctctgtggacaaagattttgccataaacatagtttaaacatacacatgagagtccacacaggagagaagccttttgcttgtgagctctgtgggaatagatttggtgacaagggaagtttaaacattcacatgagagtccacactggagagaagccctttccttgtgagctctgtggaacaagatttagccaaaagataaatttaaacacacacatgagagtccacacaggacagaagccttttgcctgtgagctctgtggatacagatgtagccAGAAAcctcatttaaacacacacatgagagtccacacaggagagaagccttttgcttgtgagctctgtgggaatagatttagtgaaaagggaagtttaaataaacacatgagtgtccacacaggacagaagcctttcgcctgtgagctctgtggacaaagatttagccgtaaacatagtttaaacacacacatgaaagtacacacaggagagaagccttttgcctgtgatctctgtggacaaagatttagccgtaaacatagtttaaacacacacatgaaagtccacacaggagagaagccttttgcctgtgagctctgtggacaaagatttagccataaacattatttaaacacacacatgagagtccacacaggagagaagccttttgcttgtgagctctgtgggaatagatttagtgaaaagggaagtttaaacaaacacatgagtgtccacacaggacagaagcctttcgcctgtgagctctgtgggaaaagatttagccaaaagacaactttaaacattcacatgagagtccacacaggagagaagccctttccttgtgagctctgtggaacgagatttaggcaAAAgataaatttaaacacacacatgagagtccacacaggacagaagccttttgcctgtgagctctgtggatacagatgtagccataaacatagtttaaacacacacatgaaagtccacacaggagataagccttttgcctgtgagctctgtggatacagttaTAGCCAAAAacatagtttaaacacacacatgaaagtccacacaggagaaaaaccttttgcctggGATCTCTGTAGCGATATGAAGAtgctattgtctgcccttaacagctgccccttcacacagtaa
- the LOC107373174 gene encoding uncharacterized protein, protein MVVEIYRKKQAPETAIQGVYVRSTSTPSKRTAAKMSHRLSPIEPVSEGEDFLMAGVEALADDLDLDPFEESFKSMDLATDAVQIDEDQANNLLNSVLELDENRSNPMDSDYVPPICIQAAGGLQRAVDALPIVGQDESVIDILQRDDETDEEADNPEQYEEADNDVPSFPSVEKVSIEEDLVNQPACIAFTSSMARLVNFLKLPIQKCFYRDKLIRTECDATPPFHFKLNRRGSATIIEWFCINGHMLWKWNSQPVLKFMNIGVVSPKHSELYRTIIWLTL, encoded by the exons atggttgtggaaat ctaccggaagaagcaggctcctgaaactgcaattcagggagtTTATGTGAGGTCAACCTCGACACCCAGTAAgcgaacagcagctaaaatgtcgCACAGATTATCTCCAAttgaacctgtgtctgaggg ggaagattttctaatggctggtgttgaggccttagctgatgacctagatttggatccttttgaagaaag tttcaaatccatggatctagctacggatgcagtccaaattgatgaggaccaagcaaacaacttactcaacagtgt acTAGAACTGGACGAAAATCGTTCAAATCCTATGGACAGTGATTATGTGCCACCGATCTGTATACA AGCGGCTGGTGGTTTACAGCGTGCAGTTGATGCTCTACCCATTGTTGGGCAGGACGAAAGTGTCATTGACATTCTTCAACGAGATGATGAAACAGATGAAGAAGCTGACAACCCAGAGCAATATGAGGAGGCGGACAATGATGTACCCTCTTTCCCCAGTGTAGAGAAGGTCTCCATAGAAGAAGACCTAGTCAACCAGCCAGCATGCATCGCTTTCACCAGCAGCATGGCAAGACTGGTCAATTTCCTCAAGCTGCCCATCCAGAAATGTTTTTATAGGGACAAGCTGATTCGTACAGAATGTGATGCCACTCCACCATTTCATTTCAAACTCAACCGAAGGGGAAGTGCTACCATTATCGAGTGG TTTTGCATTAATGGGCATATGCTGTGGaagtggaacagccagcctgtccTGAA GTTTATGAATATTGGCGTTGTGTCTCCAAAACATTCAGAATTATACAGAACTATTATTTGGTTGACTCTATAA